From the genome of Saccopteryx bilineata isolate mSacBil1 chromosome 6, mSacBil1_pri_phased_curated, whole genome shotgun sequence, one region includes:
- the ASIC3 gene encoding acid-sensing ion channel 3 isoform X1, with protein sequence MKLRSGPEEARRPASDIRVFASSCTLHGLGHVFGPGSLTLRRVLWALAVLLSLAAFLYQVAERVRYYGEFHHETALDERESRQLTFPAITLCNVNPLRRTRLTPNDLHWAGPSLLGLEPPEHAAFLRAAGQLPAPPGFMPSPTFDTARFYARAGHTLDDMLLDCRYRGQPCGPENFTVIFTRLGQCYTFNSGTDGAELLTTPKGGAGNGLEIMLDVQQDEYLPVWKDMEETPFEVGVRVQIHSQEEPPIIDQLGFGVPPGYQTFVSCQQQQLSFLPPPWGDCSSVSLDPEFEPDPPGPLARPSPVPSLPYSLMGCRLACETHYVSRKCGCRMMHMPGGAPVCSPQQYKDCANPTLDAMLRKDACVCPNPCALTRYAKELSMVRMPSRAAARYLARKYNRTQAYIAENVLVLDIFFEALNYETVEQKKAYAVSELLGDIGGQMGLFIGASLLTILEILDYLCEVFRDRVLGYFWNRRRSQKHSSSNPLQEGLGSHRNQVPHLSLGPSRPPTPPCAVTRTLSASHRTCYLVTRL encoded by the exons ATGAAGCTCAGATCAGGGCCGGAGGAAGCCCGGCGGCCGGCCTCAGACATCCGTGTGTTCGCCAGCAGCTGCACGTTGCACGGACTGGGCCATGTCTTCGGCCCAGGGAGCCTGACTCTGCGCCGAGTGCTGTGGGCCTTGGCCGTGCTTCTGTCCTTGGCCGCCTTCCTCTACCAGGTGGCAGAGAGGGTGCGCTACTACGGGGAGTTCCACCATGAGACGGCCCTGGACGAGCGCGAGAGCCGCCAGCTCACCTTCCCGGCCATCACCCTGTGCAACGTCAACCCGCTGCGGCGCACACGCCTCACGCCCAACGACCTGCACTGGGCTGGGCCCTCGCTGCTGGGCCTGGAGCCCCCCGAGCACGCCGCCTTCCTGCGTGCCGCGGGCCAGCTGCCCGCACCGCCTGGCTTCATGCCCAGTCCCACCTTTGACACAGCCCGGTTCTACGCCCGGGCTGGGCACACCCTGGACGACATGCTACTGGATTGTCGCTACCGTGGCCAACCGTGTGGGCCCGAGAACTTCACTGTG ATCTTCACCCGGTTGGGTCAGTGCTACACCTTCAACTCGGGCACAGATGGGGCAGAGCTCCTCACCACCCCCAAGGGCGGCGCGGGCAATGGGCTGGAGATCATGCTGGATGTGCAGCAGGATGAGTATCTGCCGGTGTGGAAGGACATGG AGGAGACTCCGTTTGAGGTGGGGGTCCGAGTGCAGATCCACAGCCAGGAGGAGCCACCCATCATCGACCAGCTGGGCTTTGGGGTGCCCCCTGGCTATCAGACTTTTGTGTCCTGCCAACAGCAGCAA CTGAGCTTCCTGCCACCACCTTGGGGTGACTGCAGCTCAGTATCTTTAGACCCTGAATTTGAGCCAGACCCCCCTGGCCCCCTGGCTCGCCCCAGCCCAGTCCCCAGCCTTCCCTATAGTCTCATGGGGTGTCGCCTGGCCTGCGAGACCCACTATGTGTCTCGGAAGTGCGGCTGTCGAATGATGCACATGCCTG GTGGCGCACCGGTGTGCAGCCCCCAGCAGTACAAGGACTGCGCCAACCCGACGCTAG ACGCTATGCTGCGGAAGGACGCGTGCGTCTGCCCCAACCCGTGCGCCCTCACGCGCTACGCCAAGGAGCTCTCCATGGTGCGGATGCCCAGCCGTGCTGCTGCCCGCTACCTGGCCCGAAAATACAACCGCACCCAGGCCTACATCGC GGAGAACGTGCTGGTGCTGGACATCTTCTTTGAGGCCCTCAACTATGAAACAGTGGAGCAGAAAAAGGCCTATGCGGTGTCGGAGCTGCTAG GCGACATTGGGGGCCAGATGGGGCTGTTCATTGGCGCCAGCCTGCTCACCATCCTGGAGATCCTGGACTACCTCTGTGAG GTGTTCAGAGACAGGGTCCTGGGATACTTCTGGAACCGGAGACGCTCCCAAAAGCACTCCAGCAGCAATCCG ctTCAGGAAGGGCTGGGCAGCCATCGAAACCAAGTGCCCCATCTCAGCTTGGGCCCCAG CaggcctcccaccccaccctgtgcAGTCACCaggactctctctgcctcccaccgcACCTGCTACCTTGTCACACGGCTATAG
- the ASIC3 gene encoding acid-sensing ion channel 3 isoform X2, whose translation MKLRSGPEEARRPASDIRVFASSCTLHGLGHVFGPGSLTLRRVLWALAVLLSLAAFLYQVAERVRYYGEFHHETALDERESRQLTFPAITLCNVNPLRRTRLTPNDLHWAGPSLLGLEPPEHAAFLRAAGQLPAPPGFMPSPTFDTARFYARAGHTLDDMLLDCRYRGQPCGPENFTVIFTRLGQCYTFNSGTDGAELLTTPKGGAGNGLEIMLDVQQDEYLPVWKDMEETPFEVGVRVQIHSQEEPPIIDQLGFGVPPGYQTFVSCQQQQLSFLPPPWGDCSSVSLDPEFEPDPPGPLARPSPVPSLPYSLMGCRLACETHYVSRKCGCRMMHMPGGAPVCSPQQYKDCANPTLDAMLRKDACVCPNPCALTRYAKELSMVRMPSRAAARYLARKYNRTQAYIAENVLVLDIFFEALNYETVEQKKAYAVSELLGDIGGQMGLFIGASLLTILEILDYLCEVFRDRVLGYFWNRRRSQKHSSSNPLQEGLGSHRNQVPHLSLGPRPPTPPCAVTRTLSASHRTCYLVTRL comes from the exons ATGAAGCTCAGATCAGGGCCGGAGGAAGCCCGGCGGCCGGCCTCAGACATCCGTGTGTTCGCCAGCAGCTGCACGTTGCACGGACTGGGCCATGTCTTCGGCCCAGGGAGCCTGACTCTGCGCCGAGTGCTGTGGGCCTTGGCCGTGCTTCTGTCCTTGGCCGCCTTCCTCTACCAGGTGGCAGAGAGGGTGCGCTACTACGGGGAGTTCCACCATGAGACGGCCCTGGACGAGCGCGAGAGCCGCCAGCTCACCTTCCCGGCCATCACCCTGTGCAACGTCAACCCGCTGCGGCGCACACGCCTCACGCCCAACGACCTGCACTGGGCTGGGCCCTCGCTGCTGGGCCTGGAGCCCCCCGAGCACGCCGCCTTCCTGCGTGCCGCGGGCCAGCTGCCCGCACCGCCTGGCTTCATGCCCAGTCCCACCTTTGACACAGCCCGGTTCTACGCCCGGGCTGGGCACACCCTGGACGACATGCTACTGGATTGTCGCTACCGTGGCCAACCGTGTGGGCCCGAGAACTTCACTGTG ATCTTCACCCGGTTGGGTCAGTGCTACACCTTCAACTCGGGCACAGATGGGGCAGAGCTCCTCACCACCCCCAAGGGCGGCGCGGGCAATGGGCTGGAGATCATGCTGGATGTGCAGCAGGATGAGTATCTGCCGGTGTGGAAGGACATGG AGGAGACTCCGTTTGAGGTGGGGGTCCGAGTGCAGATCCACAGCCAGGAGGAGCCACCCATCATCGACCAGCTGGGCTTTGGGGTGCCCCCTGGCTATCAGACTTTTGTGTCCTGCCAACAGCAGCAA CTGAGCTTCCTGCCACCACCTTGGGGTGACTGCAGCTCAGTATCTTTAGACCCTGAATTTGAGCCAGACCCCCCTGGCCCCCTGGCTCGCCCCAGCCCAGTCCCCAGCCTTCCCTATAGTCTCATGGGGTGTCGCCTGGCCTGCGAGACCCACTATGTGTCTCGGAAGTGCGGCTGTCGAATGATGCACATGCCTG GTGGCGCACCGGTGTGCAGCCCCCAGCAGTACAAGGACTGCGCCAACCCGACGCTAG ACGCTATGCTGCGGAAGGACGCGTGCGTCTGCCCCAACCCGTGCGCCCTCACGCGCTACGCCAAGGAGCTCTCCATGGTGCGGATGCCCAGCCGTGCTGCTGCCCGCTACCTGGCCCGAAAATACAACCGCACCCAGGCCTACATCGC GGAGAACGTGCTGGTGCTGGACATCTTCTTTGAGGCCCTCAACTATGAAACAGTGGAGCAGAAAAAGGCCTATGCGGTGTCGGAGCTGCTAG GCGACATTGGGGGCCAGATGGGGCTGTTCATTGGCGCCAGCCTGCTCACCATCCTGGAGATCCTGGACTACCTCTGTGAG GTGTTCAGAGACAGGGTCCTGGGATACTTCTGGAACCGGAGACGCTCCCAAAAGCACTCCAGCAGCAATCCG ctTCAGGAAGGGCTGGGCAGCCATCGAAACCAAGTGCCCCATCTCAGCTTGGGCCCCAG gcctcccaccccaccctgtgcAGTCACCaggactctctctgcctcccaccgcACCTGCTACCTTGTCACACGGCTATAG
- the CDK5 gene encoding cyclin-dependent kinase 5 — translation MQKYEKLEKIGEGTYGTVFKAKNRETHEIVALKRVRLDDDDEGVPSSALREICLLKELKHKNIVRLHDVLHSDKKLTLVFEFCDQDLKKYFDSCNGDLDPEIVKSFLFQLLKGLGFCHSRNVLHRDLKPQNLLINRNGELKLADFGLARAFGIPVRCYSAEVVTLWYRPPDVLFGAKLYSTSIDMWSAGCIFAELANAGRPLFPGNDVDDQLKRIFRLLGTPTEEQWPAMTKLPDYKPYPMYPATTSLVNVVPKLNATGRDLLQNFLKCNPVQRISAEEALQHPYFSDFCPP, via the exons ATGCAGAAATacgagaaactggagaagattggGGAAG GCACCTATGGAACAGTGTTCAAGGCCAAAAACCGGGAGACTCATGAGATTGTGGCTCTGAAACGGGTGAGgctggatgatgatgatgag GGAGTGCCTAGTTCTGCCCTTCGGGAGATCTGCCTACTCAAAGAGCTGAAGCACAAGAACATCGTCAG GCTTCATGACGTCCTGCACAGTGACAAGAAGCTGACTTTGGTTTTTGAATTCTGTGACCAG GACCTTAAGAAATATTTTGACAGCTGCAATGGTGACCTAGATCCTGAGATTGTGAAG tcatTCCTCTTCCAGTTGCTAAAGGGCCTGGGATTTTGTCACAGCCGCAACGTGCTTCACAGGGACCTGAAGCCCCAGAATCTGCTCATAAACAGG AATGGGGAGCTGAAGTTGGCTGACTTTGGCTTGGCTCGAGCCTTTGGGATTCCTGTTCGCTGTTACTCAGCTGAG GTGGTCACGCTGTGGTACCGCCCACCGGATGTCCTCTTTGGGGCCAAGCTGTACTCCACATCCATTGACATGTGGTCAGCCGGCTGCATCTTTGCAG AGCTGGCCAATGCAGGGCGGCCCCTCTTCCCTGGCAATGATGTAGACGACCAGTTGAAGAGGATCTTCCGA CTGCTGGGGACACCAACCGAGGAGCAGTGGCCTGCCATGACCAAGCTGCCAGACTATAAG ccCTACCCGATGTATCCGGCCACAACGTCCCTGGTGAACGTCGTACCCAAGCTCAATGCCACAGGCAGGGACCTGCTGCAG AACTTCCTGAAGTGCAACCCCGTCCAGCGCATCTCGGCGGAGGAGGCCCTGCAGCACCCCTACTTCTCAGATTTCTGCCCCCCCTAG